ATAAAAAGGTTTAAAATGGAGTTTTTATATTCGATAATTGAATCTTTTAAAGATCTAACTAAAAAAGAAATCAGTAGACTATCTTTAATAAACGGTATATTTTGGGCTGTTGTATGGATGGTTCTTGGAATGTTTTTATGGGATTATATGATAAATTTTACTAATTTTATGATTAATTTATTACCGTTTAAGTTTGTTCAAAATGCCGGGGCTGAGTTTATTTTTATGATTTTATGGCTACAGGCCGTATTGATCTCTATTGGTGTTTTTTTTACATTATTTAATAATTTTTTATCTAAGAAGATTTTTTCTATAGTCGTTGCTTTTTTATTTGCAATTTTTTGGTTGGTTATTTTTATGTATTATAAAGAAGAGATATTAGGGTATTTAGAAAAATTAATTAAAATATTTCCTTTTGAAAGTATAGAAGAGGCTGTTTCTACTGTGTTGGCGGTTTTTATATTTTATTCTTTTTATATTGTAAGTATGTATCTTAGCTTTTTGTTATTAAGCGAAAAAGTGATTTTAAAATTAATAGAAGAAGAATATCCTTTTATTGAAATTTCAAGTAATTTTTCTAAAATAAAAATTTTATATATACTTTTAAGAGATTTTGTTTTATTTTTAATTGCTCTTGTGATTTTATATCCATTGTTATTTGTACCTTTTTTAAATATTTTTATTATTGTTGGATTATGGGCTTTTATTATTAAAAATGCTTTATTTGAAACTGTTTTTTCTATAATAGGTGAAAAAATAACTATCAATAATAAATTTATATGGGGTTTTTCGATTATAAGTGTTTTTTTAAATTTTATTCCATTAGTAAATCTTTTTGCACCGGCTTTGGGCTTGCTGAGTGTATATCATTATATTATGGAAAAAAAGATTGATTTATTGGAAAAAGAATGAATTTTTGATATAATTTCGCATCCTCAGCCCTGTGCAAGGGTGGTAAGAGGCAACGCTTCAGGCCCGGAAGGGAGCAGAGCACCTCTTATCATCCTGTGCCGCAGGTGTCTGGGGACCTTGAAGATCTCTAATAAAGTGTCTGTCACCTTTTGCTCCACTATTTCGGAATTTTTTTACTTGGAACAAATATTATATAACAATAATGAAATATGTTTAAAAATCGCTTAAACATAAAAATTCTAAGAAATAAATCCAACCCAATTTATATGGTGACAGGCACTATATTATTTGATTTATAATAATCCCCAAAAAGGGAAAATATGGGATTATAAAGCCGCTTTTGCTTTTTCTACGATTTGTGCGAAAACTTCAGGTTCATTCATTGCTAAATCAGCAAGAATTTTTCTATCTAAATCAATATTTGCTTTTTTAAGACCATTGATAAATCTTGAATAACTGATATCGTTTAATCTACAAGCCGCATTAATTCTAATAATCCATAATTTTCTGAAATCTCTTTTTTTCTGTTTTCTGTCTCTAAAAGCGTATACTAAACTTCTTTCAACTTGTTCTTTAGCTTTTCTAAAGTGTTTTCTTCTACCACTGTAGAAGCCTTTTGCCAT
This genomic interval from Nautilia profundicola AmH contains the following:
- the rplT gene encoding 50S ribosomal protein L20 — translated: MRVKTGTVRRKRHKKILKMAKGFYSGRRKHFRKAKEQVERSLVYAFRDRKQKKRDFRKLWIIRINAACRLNDISYSRFINGLKKANIDLDRKILADLAMNEPEVFAQIVEKAKAAL